The segment ATTGGTGGTTGGTCCCAAATCCCAAGACACGGGCTTTCCCTAGTCTGGCTAAGTCAGTCTCTTTTCTtgggctgaattctggagcttcaTCATACTGGTGAAATTATGGGTAAGTTACCTGCTTAGCTCCCCACTCTGTTCATCTCTCCAGCCCTCCATGGAATGGCAGGAGATCTTCTCCCCCAAATGCAGCAGCTTTCCACACCTTGTGAGCAGGAAGGCTCCCCTCTGAGCCTGCAGTCCCTCCCGGGGTTTGGGCTATGGTGCGAAGGGGCAGGAAGGTCAGATGAAGTATTTGTCTTACCAGAGCCTTTTTCTTTCCAGATTCCTGTTCCAACTTGGTAACTCCCAGGGTGCTCTGCAAACCTCTGATTTCCCCTTAGTGTTTCCGGGTCCTTAAGTCTTTCCTTGGGTTGTCTGCTGCGAGATCCAGGTGAGTCAAACTGTGCAGCAGGGTCTGTCGTGCTGCTGTCCTGGGACTTTTAAATTTGTTCTCTTCAGACTAgtgcccagctccccagccctgggtgAGCACCGATTGTTGTTACTCCGGATTTTATTACTAGAATTTCCAAGGTTTCCTTCCCCGTGGGGTTGAGGGATAGGAAGAACCCGGCCTCCGCTGGGCTGGTGCAGCTGGGTCTCCAGCTGTCTCACCGCACCCCAGCAATCTTCTGCTTACTTCGCCCAGCCCAGATTCTGAGCCTTCCGTTCTATTGCAAAGTGCCCTGACGCCCTTGCAATGGAAGGGGTCCCCTCGTTTCTGTTGCCCGCTGTCTCCCACCCAGCTACCCAGGAGGTCACTTCCAGGCGGTTGTGTTGGTGGTTTTTAAACCCTTTTTATTAGAATAATTTTCTCCCTCTTGCATTGGCTTTGGGAGTTTGGCTCACACTGTCTTATTGGGTTCCCATCCTGCTTAGGAGAGACGgtgaaaaaggaggggggggggtgagagaaaACCGCCTCTGGGAAATACAGCAGAGGGGACATGAACGGAGCTGAGGAGCAGCACCCGGAGGAGGGGCCTGAGACCCCGGATCTGCAAACAATGCCACCAGGAGATGGTGAAGAGACAGTTTTCCAGAGCTCAAGCCAAGGAAGAACCTACAAGAGACGGCGCAAGTTGCAAACCCCCAAGAGAATCCCAGCAGAGAAGGAGCCGGACAGTCCAAGGGAGAGCGAAAAGGGCTCCAGGAAGCACGCGGTGTCCTCTTCAAAGGTGGGAGCCAAGGCCCGTGGGAAAGTGCCCAGCTGCTCGGCCTGTGAGCAGAGCTTGAAGGGGAAGATCTTCTTCCAAAGCCTGGGCAGGTTTCATGGTCAGAAGAAGTCGCATGAATGTTGGGAATGTGGGAAAACCTTCCTGCGGAAGAAGGATCTGGCCAGACATCAGGGAGTCCATACCGGAGACAGATTCTACAGCTGCCTGGACTGCAGGAGAAGCTTCAGCCAAATGGCAGGGCTTACGAGACACCAGAAGACGCACTCGGGGGATCGGCCCTTTCCCTGCATGGACTGCGGGAAAAGCTTCTGCCTGAGACAAGAGCTTATGAGCcaccagagaacccacacaggagagagacccttccTGTGCTCCCAGTGCGAGAAGGGATTTAGCCAGCTGGCGCATCTCGCCGCCCACCAGAGAACCCATGCGGCGGAGAGGCCCTACCCCTGCGGCACCTGTGAGAAACGCTTCAAGCAGAAagcaccagcgcacccacacgGGAGAGCGACCCTACCCCTGCACTGAGTGCGGGAAATGCTTCAGCCACGTGTCGAACCTCAACGCCCACCGGAAGGTGCACACGGGCGCCAGACCCCACACCTGCAAGGAGTGTGGGAAAGGCTTCCGCAAGAGGCAGGATCTTCTGCGACACGGGAGGATCCACACGGGAGAAAGCCCCTTTGCCTGCAGCCACTGTGAGAAGAGCTTCCGGCAGAAGAAGAATTTGAACAGACATCGGAGCATCCACACGGGCGAGAGGCCCCACCTCTGTCTcgaatgtgggaaaagcttccgGCTCAAGCACGCGCTGGTGCGACACCAGGCAACCCACCCACGGCTCAGCCCCTAGAAACGGGACAGCCTCCAGCACCGCAGGGAGTCCTGGGAAGGCAGAGCCTGCATGGCCCGATCCTTTCTGCAGCCGACCGGGGAGCACTGACTGCATGAGGGCCTTTTGACAGTTTCTTTGTGTGTTAGAAGTTTATAGCTTGTAGTTCAGTACAGGTCGGTTACGGGGAATATCAGTCCAGGATGTACTGGGGCGTTTGACTTTCCTACTCTGAAAAGACATGGAACAATAGGGGGAgttgggaggggagatgggagatGGGGGATATAGGTAGATGCCCATTCTGTGGGTCAATCCAAAAGTGGTtctggggatgtgggggaagggcccGTGTCAGCCAGGACTCTCAGCGACAGACCGTCTTGGGCACGGTGTGGGTGCTGCAGGG is part of the Chrysemys picta bellii isolate R12L10 chromosome 2, ASM1138683v2, whole genome shotgun sequence genome and harbors:
- the LOC101932148 gene encoding LOW QUALITY PROTEIN: gastrula zinc finger protein XlCGF52.1-like (The sequence of the model RefSeq protein was modified relative to this genomic sequence to represent the inferred CDS: inserted 2 bases in 1 codon); this encodes MNGAEEQHPEEGPETPDLQTMPPGDGEETVFQSSSQGRTYKRRRKLQTPKRIPAEKEPDSPRESEKGSRKHAVSSSKVGAKARGKVPSCSACEQSLKGKIFFQSLGRFHGQKKSHECWECGKTFLRKKDLARHQGVHTGDRFYSCLDCRRSFSQMAGLTRHQKTHSGDRPFPCMDCGKSFCLRQELMSHQRTHTGERPFLCSQCEKGFSQLAHLAAHQRTHAAERPYPCGTCEKRFKQKXHQRTHTGERPYPCTECGKCFSHVSNLNAHRKVHTGARPHTCKECGKGFRKRQDLLRHGRIHTGESPFACSHCEKSFRQKKNLNRHRSIHTGERPHLCLECGKSFRLKHALVRHQATHPRLSP